Proteins encoded together in one uncultured Desulfosarcina sp. window:
- a CDS encoding proline/glycine betaine ABC transporter permease — translation MSAVGAILLLSWMFNDLRDFSLKIPVGDLVDIAVDWMVVNLAPVFELIKIVTAFFLNSFEQFLLWLPWWAVLMLSSLISLRLSGRKAAMTCGFGLALIFLLGLWDLSMATLALTATAVLLSNLIGIPLGIMAAKSNRIEKILRPVMDLMQTMPAFVYLIPALMFFGIGRVPGVMACVVYGLPPAVRLTNLGIRQVPADIVEAARSFGTTEMQLLVKIQLPLALPSIMAGVNQTIMLSLGMVVLAAMIAAGGLGKEVLLALGQVEIGRGFVAGISIVILAIILDRITQAMTSK, via the coding sequence GTGTCGGCAGTCGGTGCGATATTGCTGTTATCCTGGATGTTTAATGATTTAAGAGATTTTTCCCTCAAAATTCCCGTTGGCGATCTGGTGGACATCGCGGTTGACTGGATGGTTGTCAACCTGGCCCCCGTTTTTGAATTGATAAAGATTGTGACGGCGTTTTTTCTCAACAGCTTTGAACAATTTCTGCTTTGGCTTCCCTGGTGGGCCGTATTGATGCTTTCGTCTTTGATTTCCTTGAGACTTTCCGGAAGAAAGGCAGCGATGACCTGCGGTTTTGGCCTGGCATTAATTTTCCTGCTCGGATTGTGGGATCTGAGTATGGCAACGCTGGCCCTTACCGCAACCGCCGTGCTCCTTTCGAACCTTATTGGTATCCCTTTAGGCATTATGGCCGCTAAAAGTAACCGGATCGAGAAAATTTTAAGACCGGTGATGGATCTCATGCAAACCATGCCGGCATTTGTCTATCTCATCCCTGCGCTGATGTTTTTTGGTATCGGACGGGTTCCCGGCGTAATGGCCTGCGTCGTATACGGTCTGCCGCCTGCCGTGCGTCTCACCAATCTTGGAATCCGGCAGGTTCCAGCTGATATCGTGGAGGCTGCCAGGTCATTTGGAACAACCGAGATGCAACTGCTGGTCAAAATTCAGCTTCCATTGGCCCTGCCTTCCATCATGGCCGGTGTCAACCAGACCATCATGCTGTCATTGGGCATGGTTGTCCTCGCTGCCATGATTGCCGCCGGCGGGTTAGGCAAGGAGGTCCTCCTGGCCTTGGGACAGGTTGAAATCGGACGCGGGTTTGTTGCCGGCATCAGCATTGTTATCCTGGCGATCATCCTTGACCGAATAACCCAGGCAATGACGAGCAAGTGA
- a CDS encoding glycine betaine ABC transporter substrate-binding protein, whose amino-acid sequence MSKFKSVVFLLLIISVISIVLVAPPLWAASAQKEKAVFFVSFWSGDWLPTYVPKMLLEEKLGYEVKVESLSVPAGFTAISSGEVSVTVITWMPNNDPLVKKYLGKTMVDLGTMYPDCYQTLFVPKWVSDKYGIKKISDLDNPAYAKLFDIDLDKKGDWLGCDPAWICAKMNDECILAYGLEKLFVQMMGEEHMLTAVIKGRMKSNKPVLVSQFYPHIMFLDYPIGESVVALEDDLNYWPKPHVEKFANKTWVEKNPKAAELVRQVNMTTGDIMWSMDYLKKNGDSPEVIERMTREWMKAHQEEVNTWLKAVE is encoded by the coding sequence ATGTCCAAGTTCAAGTCGGTAGTTTTCCTGTTGCTGATCATCTCTGTAATTTCGATTGTATTGGTTGCGCCTCCCCTTTGGGCCGCTTCCGCACAAAAAGAAAAAGCTGTTTTCTTCGTTTCTTTCTGGTCCGGAGACTGGCTCCCGACGTATGTTCCCAAAATGCTGCTGGAGGAGAAACTCGGATATGAGGTCAAGGTCGAAAGTCTTTCCGTGCCTGCCGGTTTTACGGCGATTTCCTCAGGGGAAGTTTCCGTGACGGTGATCACCTGGATGCCGAACAATGATCCGCTCGTCAAAAAATATCTCGGCAAAACGATGGTCGACTTGGGGACCATGTATCCCGATTGTTATCAAACCTTGTTCGTCCCGAAATGGGTTTCCGATAAATACGGCATAAAAAAGATATCGGATCTGGACAATCCCGCGTATGCAAAATTGTTCGATATCGATCTGGATAAGAAAGGGGACTGGCTTGGATGCGATCCTGCATGGATATGCGCTAAAATGAATGATGAATGCATTTTGGCGTACGGCTTGGAGAAACTCTTCGTTCAGATGATGGGTGAGGAGCATATGCTGACTGCAGTGATCAAGGGGAGGATGAAATCGAATAAACCCGTGCTGGTATCCCAGTTCTACCCGCACATCATGTTCCTTGATTACCCGATAGGCGAGAGTGTGGTGGCATTGGAAGATGACCTGAATTATTGGCCGAAGCCGCATGTCGAGAAATTCGCAAACAAAACATGGGTGGAAAAAAATCCAAAAGCGGCTGAATTGGTCAGACAGGTCAACATGACGACAGGCGACATCATGTGGTCGATGGACTACCTAAAGAAGAATGGGGATTCCCCCGAAGTGATCGAGCGAATGACACGGGAGTGGATGAAAGCGCATCAAGAAGAAGTCAATACGTGGTTGAAGGCCGTCGAATAG
- a CDS encoding rhodanese-like domain-containing protein: MNGRRILLSVLACALFAFQFVFVVDGFCTGINEVQTEKIAVDLVRDTQKAGYGIVRTDELKQWMDQKKNVLIVCASPKAGYDKGHFPGAVSFELPIPEMTEMSDAQKAAFIKTLGPDKDRVVVFYCGFTKCTRSHNGAMWAKTLGYKHAYRCPGGIKGWTEAGFPIEKTK, encoded by the coding sequence ATGAACGGAAGAAGAATCTTGTTGTCGGTATTGGCCTGTGCGCTTTTTGCATTTCAGTTTGTTTTCGTCGTTGACGGCTTCTGTACAGGAATCAATGAGGTGCAGACGGAAAAAATCGCGGTCGACCTGGTCAGGGATACGCAGAAAGCCGGTTATGGCATTGTTCGCACGGACGAACTGAAACAGTGGATGGATCAGAAAAAGAACGTGCTGATCGTTTGTGCCAGTCCCAAGGCCGGCTATGATAAAGGCCATTTCCCGGGGGCGGTTTCCTTCGAATTGCCCATCCCCGAGATGACGGAAATGAGCGACGCGCAAAAGGCCGCCTTCATCAAGACGCTGGGGCCCGATAAGGACCGCGTGGTCGTCTTTTACTGTGGATTCACGAAGTGCACCCGCTCCCATAATGGCGCCATGTGGGCAAAAACGCTCGGGTACAAGCATGCCTACCGCTGCCCCGGCGGCATCAAAGGATGGACCGAGGCCGGCTTTCCTATTGAGAAAACGAAGTAA